The DNA window GAAGAGCTACGCACCGCCCACGAAGAATTGATTCAGCAGAACAATGCCCTGGCCGACTACCGCCAGCAGCTAGAAACCGAGCGTCATCGCTACCAAGACCTCTTCAACCTCGCCCCCGACGGCTATTTGGTGAGCGATGCTAAGGGTGTCATTCAGGCGGGGAATGTGGCGATCGCTGCCCTGCTACACCTGTCCCAGGAATCGTTGGTGGGCAAACCCATGGTGCTGTTTCTCCCAGTCAAAAAACGCCGTGCCTTCTACGCCCTGCTGGCCCAGATCAATCACCCCACCCAGTCGTTGCCCATCAAAACCTGGGAAACCCAGATTGTGCCCCGAGAGGGTGCGGCCATCGATGTAGCCATTACGGTCTCCATCAGCTCTGAGAGCGGCGAAGCACGCCTGCGCTGGCTGGTGCGCGACATCACTGCGAAAAAGCAGACCGAGGCCAAAATTCACCGCCAGGCCTTCTACGACCAGCTCACCGGTCTACCCAACCGCGCCTTTCTCGACATTTACCTGCCTAAGGTGCTGGCCCAAGGCGATCGCCAACAAAACCAGGTAGCGGTAGCCTTCTTAGACCTCGACAAATTCAAAGACATCAACGACAGCCTAGGGCACGGGGTGGGCGACCAACTGCTGCATCAGGTAGCCCAGCGTCTGACCCACTGCCTGCGCAAGGAAGATCTGCTGGTGCGCTGGGGTGGCGACGAGTTTATTCTGGTGATCTCGCGGCTGACGGCGACAGAGTCGGTGGAACGTACCTGCGATCGCATTTTAGAGAGTCTGCAGCTTGCCTTTGCGATCGATAACCACCAGTTGCACATCGGCACCAGCATCGGCATCGCCCTCTTTCCTCAGAATGGCACTGATCCCACCACCCTGCTGCGCCACTCCGACCACGCCCTCTACCAGGCCAAGAACCAGGGCCGAAATACCTACCGTTTCTACCAGGCTTGACCATGGATACGTGGGAGGGCGTAACGACTGGCAAGCATTTCGACATCGCTCAATGCTCAAATCCTGATGAGAAGAGGGTTGAGCGTCGTCGAAACCCGGCAGCTTTCATTAAATTAAGTAAACCTACTTAGGTCTAGTGCCAGTAGACTGCGTATTCGCTAAAGCGAAGCCGTAACGCATCCAGTCCTCATGGGACGGTGCGTTACGGCTTTGCCTAATAGGGCCCTACTAGGTAAGGGGTTTAGGACTTGTGTTCACAGGGTATCGATGCAGCAACGTCAGTTGTTTAGCTAACCGAGAAAGCGATCGCCACCAGAACAGCCACAAATACAATAGCTGTGGCTCCAAGAAAAAGGTATCGGCGCTGCTTCCGGGGTGAAGGGTAGGTCGAGGGATACACCTTTGGCTCGGTGGCGAAGTTGTTAATCAGCCCCTCATCGTCTACGGTTGTGCCTGGGACGGCAACATCGCGGGTGGGTGCGTGATCATCGTGGCGAATATTGGCCTGCACCTCGGCGGGTATCAATTCGCTGCCGTCACTGGCATCCGAGGAAATTGAGCCTGTATCCTGTGTCTGGCCTTTTTTACTCGTCATGGGGTCTCCTAAGAAATGGCTATAGTTAGTGATTTAGCTTTCATTAACCTGAAATAATCTGCACTCAGATCGAGTGATCCGAGTCCCATCTAGAAAAGGTGAATGAATTTCTAGATAGGACTCTACAAACGCCTCAAATAGAACTCTCTCTTCTGGAAAGACGATGCGTTCAAAATGGTATGCCGACTCACTCCCCATCCGAATAATGTGCGTATCTGCTGTGTCGTTGATGTAGTAGCAAAGGATCGGTGAAGAGGCTTGGCTCAGCAATGGATTGGGCGATTTAGACTTTAAAAGGGAAAGAATGTAAGTCATGGCTTTTGGAAGACTATGCTAGTATGAATGATTTCCTACAAATCTCTCATCGGGCTGTCTGAGTGGATGTATGATTTGGTTAAGGATGTAGCTATTGTTTACATTGAAGTAGACAGCTTCAAGCGATGCGGCAACAAGATATGGTGTGGCAGGGATGTAGTGTTTCGTCCAGCTTTTGTGTTTCATGAGCCACTCTTAAACATTGCCTTTTTTGAGCTGATTTTCCCAGATGAACTAAATTCCACACTTCGCCAGCTAAATGGTCAATATCAATAGGTTTGAGTAAATGCTCTTCAACCATAGTGAGCAAGCTTTGTGCAAAACCGGCTGAGCAATAGGCTGAAACCACAAGAATTGGAATTTCCTGCGCTCCTCCTAAGGACACAGCTTTTACCCTCTGAATCAGTGCTAATACATCTTCATCAAAAAATCTGATTTCACAGATCAGAAGATCGGGGACTAGGCAGTCTAAAAAAACTACAGCATCGGCGATTGACTTAACAGCCGTTACCTGCGCGCCATGGATTTCCAATAGAATCTTGTAGAGATACTGGCTGTCAGCATCGTTATCAACGACAAGGATCTGAATATCTTTGAGGAGGTCAGCGCTGGGAAGAATTTGACTTTCATAAAACATATTCCTAGCTCCACTGTGATGAATGATTAACGTGCAAGAACTGACGCGAAATGCTGGTTGACTTAGTCCACAAACGCTACTGTATCTTCTAGTAAAGGCATAGCCTGACAGCAATGCTTACAGCGCCAATATACCTGGTTGGAGCGCGCGTGACGAAGCAATAGATGTGAGCAGCAGGGGCACAAATGTCTAGCCCCTACAGATCGTTTCTGAGCGATCGCTTTGGGCCAACTGTAGGTTATCTCTGGGATGGGCACCGATTCAGTATGGATGCTTGTCATAACATTATCTGTTTGATGGATGGGCGGACTATCGAAAGACCTGAATCAAGTCGTTGAGATTATTACCAACATCACTACTGTCTTCATCTGACGGATGTGGCAATGGGGTCGCCACTTAGCGACCCCGTAGCTGATCAGGTGTAGGTAATCCCTGTTGCGCAGTGGTCATGTTTTTGCCGTAGGCCGCCAGGAGCAGCCAAGCTGGGATTCTTGTGAAAGACAAATTGCCTGTCTGACCGTGCTCGCGCTCATCAGCTAAAGACGCCATTGACGATTAGAGTCCTGACAAGGCTCATTTTTTCAGTGCATTTTCGATCTGTTTGATCACGGGCAACTGAGTATCGTCGGAGCTAAACATTTTGTCGCGATCGGCGGTGCCCTGCACCTCGTTTAACCCTCTCTCAGTGGGCTTGTCGATCGGGTTCATCTCCATTGATGGAGTGTCAGCGGTGGCTTCACTTTTTCGGGTGATTTCGTCAAGTTGCACCGTGCCTTCATTGGGCATACGTCTAGCCGCAACGGCAGGGAAGGCGGTAGTGAAGGCGATCGCCACAAGGAGCAGCGTAGAAAACAAAACCCGCATCAAGCGCAGGCGAGAGATCCAATCAGAGAGATAGTTCATAAAACGCTTCCTCAATCAATAAAGTTTGCTTAGGTTCGGAGGCGAGATTCTTGTGGAAAAACGAGAACCCATCGACTGGACTAATCACCAGTCGGGGCATTTATCAGGGCTACAATATCCGCGCCGAGCTATACATTTCTGCGCGCCAGGGTGCCGTAGAGAAAAATGGCAATGATTGCCCCCAAAACGGCGATCACTACCCCACCAATGCTCAGCCCAGGGGCGGTGAGCTGTAGGCTGCCATTTTGAATGAAGCTGTGCAAGGTGCCGCCAATAAAGGCTCCCACAATCCCCAATACCATGGTGGCCAACCAGTTGCCGCCCTGGTAACCGGGGACGATCGCCTTGGCGATAGCACCTGCCAGTAGCCCTAAAATAATCCAGGCAATGATATTCATAACTTTCTCCTTCAGGTTAGTTTCGTTTCAAGTTCGTTTCAATTAGGCGACGTCTGGAAAATATGTTTCCTACAGCAGCTAAGGTTGCTGGCTGAAGCTAGGATTTTATGTTCCAGAAACCTCCTCACACAGCTCAGCTAGAGGCTAAACCCCGGCCATCGCTTTTTTCGACTGGGGCTTTAATCCATCTGATTCCAGCGCCTCGCCTTCCATAAATGAGCGCAGTGTCCAGGCAATTTCTTCATGCTGCACCATCAGCCCAGTGAGAAAGTCGGCGGTGCCGTCATCTTTGAAGTCATCGCTACACTGCTCGATGTGCTCCCGCAGGTTGCGCACAATCTGCTCGTGGTCGGCAAGGAGGTAAGACACCATGCCAGTGGTAGTGGGCACGTCACCACCATGCTCTTTGAGCGAGCAAATCTTTAAGAAACCTTCCATTGTGCCGGTTGGGTAGCCACCCAGGGTTCTCACCCGCTCAGCGATGACATCGGCGTTAATCGTGAGCGCTTCGTAGTGGTCTTTCCACAGCTTGTGAAGGGTCATAAACTGTGGGCCTACGACATCCCAGTGGTATTTTTTTGTTTTGACCAGCAGTAGGTACGTAT is part of the Leptolyngbya sp. CCY15150 genome and encodes:
- a CDS encoding sensor domain-containing diguanylate cyclase, translating into MNIIVNRIEAVQQRALLLQQRASTLPVHPELLAQALNDLSLVLEELRTAHEELIQQNNALADYRQQLETERHRYQDLFNLAPDGYLVSDAKGVIQAGNVAIAALLHLSQESLVGKPMVLFLPVKKRRAFYALLAQINHPTQSLPIKTWETQIVPREGAAIDVAITVSISSESGEARLRWLVRDITAKKQTEAKIHRQAFYDQLTGLPNRAFLDIYLPKVLAQGDRQQNQVAVAFLDLDKFKDINDSLGHGVGDQLLHQVAQRLTHCLRKEDLLVRWGGDEFILVISRLTATESVERTCDRILESLQLAFAIDNHQLHIGTSIGIALFPQNGTDPTTLLRHSDHALYQAKNQGRNTYRFYQA
- a CDS encoding ssl1498 family light-harvesting-like protein; its protein translation is MTSKKGQTQDTGSISSDASDGSELIPAEVQANIRHDDHAPTRDVAVPGTTVDDEGLINNFATEPKVYPSTYPSPRKQRRYLFLGATAIVFVAVLVAIAFSVS
- a CDS encoding response regulator → MFYESQILPSADLLKDIQILVVDNDADSQYLYKILLEIHGAQVTAVKSIADAVVFLDCLVPDLLICEIRFFDEDVLALIQRVKAVSLGGAQEIPILVVSAYCSAGFAQSLLTMVEEHLLKPIDIDHLAGEVWNLVHLGKSAQKRQCLRVAHETQKLDETLHPCHTISCCRIA
- a CDS encoding GlsB/YeaQ/YmgE family stress response membrane protein, with protein sequence MNIIAWIILGLLAGAIAKAIVPGYQGGNWLATMVLGIVGAFIGGTLHSFIQNGSLQLTAPGLSIGGVVIAVLGAIIAIFLYGTLARRNV
- a CDS encoding Dps family protein, translating into MQKVNIGLTSKQRQGVITLLNQSLADTYLLLVKTKKYHWDVVGPQFMTLHKLWKDHYEALTINADVIAERVRTLGGYPTGTMEGFLKICSLKEHGGDVPTTTGMVSYLLADHEQIVRNLREHIEQCSDDFKDDGTADFLTGLMVQHEEIAWTLRSFMEGEALESDGLKPQSKKAMAGV